One stretch of Streptomyces sp. MMBL 11-1 DNA includes these proteins:
- a CDS encoding ABC transporter ATP-binding protein, with amino-acid sequence MIPEGSLLAAHDLRKTYGSTPALDGASFSVHPGEVVAVMGPSGSGKSTLLHCLAGIITPDSGTITYAGRELSAMSDAERSALRRSDFGFVFQFGQLVPELTCVENVALPLRLNGVKRKAAERTALEWMERLEVDDLGAKRPGEVSGGQGQRIAVARALAASPKVIFADEPTGALDSLNGERVMELLTEAARSANVAVVLVTHEARVAAYSDRDVTVRDGRARDMEHAV; translated from the coding sequence GTGATTCCCGAAGGCTCCCTTCTCGCCGCGCACGATCTGCGCAAGACCTACGGCTCGACGCCCGCCCTGGACGGCGCGTCGTTCTCCGTGCACCCCGGCGAGGTCGTCGCCGTGATGGGCCCCTCCGGCTCCGGCAAGTCGACGCTGCTGCACTGCCTGGCCGGGATCATCACGCCCGACTCCGGCACCATCACCTACGCGGGCCGCGAGCTGTCCGCGATGTCGGACGCCGAGCGCAGCGCCCTGCGGCGCAGCGACTTCGGCTTCGTCTTCCAGTTCGGCCAGCTCGTCCCGGAGCTGACCTGTGTGGAGAACGTCGCCCTTCCGCTGCGGCTGAACGGCGTGAAGCGCAAGGCCGCCGAGCGCACCGCCCTGGAGTGGATGGAGCGCCTGGAGGTCGACGACCTCGGGGCCAAGCGTCCCGGCGAGGTCTCCGGCGGGCAGGGCCAGCGGATCGCCGTGGCCCGTGCGCTGGCGGCGTCACCGAAGGTGATCTTCGCGGACGAGCCGACCGGTGCGCTGGACTCCCTCAACGGCGAGCGGGTGATGGAGCTGCTCACCGAGGCCGCCCGCTCCGCCAACGTCGCCGTGGTCCTGGTGACCCACGAGGCCCGCGTCGCCGCCTACTCCGACCGTGACGTCACCGTGCGCGACGGCCGGGCCCGCGACATGGAGCACGCCGTATGA
- a CDS encoding SpoIIE family protein phosphatase, translating to MTEHPTSHEGRQPLAARQQERTRPRQQDAAAAAAAAGVPAPAAAPVPGPGAAAVSDAQAATRREGDRLRFVGAATRRIARGIDLDEIVLGLCRASVPTFSDAILVYLRDPLPVGDERPVSPFVLRLRRSDRLRVSDEEGGEASGSETERLRPLILDPQADLMPAAELCEVPAGGALAEVLRGVRPVFGDSAAARAALPELLGPGRSVPTGHRAILAPLRGRRRVIGAAVFVRGTERTPFEASDLLVAAQLATHTALGIDKAVLYGREAYIADELQRTMLPDSLPQPTGVRLASRYLPAAETARVGGDWYDAIPLPGSRVALVVGDVMGHSMTSAAIMGQLRTTAQTLAQLDLPPQEVLHHLDEQAQRLGSDRMATCLYAVYDPVAHRITIANAGHPPPVLLHLGGRAEVLVVPPGAPIGVGGVDFEAVELDAPAGATLLLYTDGLVESRLRDVWTGIEQLRERLAATAQLTGPDHSPPLEALCDDVLDMLGPGDRDDDIALLAARFDGIAPSDVAYWYLEPEDAAPGRARRLARRALSRWGLDDLADEVELLVSEVVTNAVRYAERPVTLRLLRTDILRCEVGDDSPQLPRQRRARETDEGGRGLFLVNRLARRWGATRLSTGKVVWFEMAARGQ from the coding sequence CGACGCACAGGCGGCCACCCGCCGCGAGGGCGACCGGCTGCGCTTCGTCGGCGCGGCGACCCGGCGGATCGCCCGGGGCATAGACCTGGACGAGATCGTCCTCGGACTGTGCCGGGCCAGCGTGCCGACGTTCTCCGACGCGATCCTGGTCTACCTCCGCGACCCGCTGCCGGTGGGCGACGAGCGCCCGGTCAGCCCGTTCGTCCTGCGGCTGCGCCGCAGCGACCGGCTGCGCGTCAGCGACGAGGAGGGCGGCGAGGCGTCCGGCTCCGAGACCGAGCGGCTGCGTCCGCTGATCCTCGACCCGCAGGCCGACCTGATGCCCGCCGCCGAGCTGTGCGAGGTGCCGGCGGGCGGGGCGCTGGCCGAGGTGCTGCGCGGGGTGCGGCCGGTCTTCGGCGACTCCGCGGCGGCGCGGGCCGCCCTGCCGGAGCTGCTCGGCCCCGGCCGGTCCGTCCCCACCGGGCACCGGGCGATCCTCGCCCCGCTGCGCGGCCGGCGCCGGGTCATCGGCGCCGCGGTGTTCGTGCGCGGCACCGAACGCACCCCGTTCGAGGCCAGTGACCTGCTGGTCGCGGCGCAACTGGCGACCCACACCGCGCTCGGCATCGACAAGGCCGTGCTGTACGGGCGCGAGGCCTACATCGCCGACGAGCTGCAGCGCACGATGCTGCCCGACTCGCTCCCCCAGCCCACCGGCGTCCGGCTCGCCTCGCGCTACCTCCCGGCGGCCGAGACGGCCCGGGTCGGCGGCGACTGGTACGACGCGATCCCGCTGCCCGGCAGCCGGGTCGCGCTGGTCGTCGGCGATGTGATGGGCCACTCCATGACGTCGGCGGCGATCATGGGTCAGCTCCGGACGACGGCGCAGACCCTGGCACAGCTCGACCTGCCGCCGCAGGAGGTCCTGCACCACCTGGACGAGCAGGCGCAGCGCCTGGGCAGCGACCGGATGGCGACCTGCCTGTACGCGGTCTACGATCCGGTCGCGCACCGGATCACCATCGCCAACGCCGGACACCCGCCGCCCGTGCTGCTCCATCTGGGCGGGCGGGCCGAGGTGCTGGTGGTGCCGCCGGGCGCCCCGATCGGGGTGGGCGGCGTCGACTTCGAGGCCGTCGAGCTGGACGCCCCGGCCGGCGCCACGCTGCTCCTCTACACCGACGGTCTGGTGGAGTCACGGCTGCGGGACGTGTGGACGGGCATCGAGCAGCTGCGGGAGCGCCTCGCGGCGACCGCGCAGCTCACCGGCCCGGACCACTCGCCGCCGCTGGAGGCCCTGTGCGACGACGTGCTGGACATGCTCGGGCCGGGCGACCGGGACGACGACATCGCGCTGCTCGCCGCCCGCTTCGACGGGATCGCGCCGAGCGATGTGGCGTACTGGTATCTGGAGCCGGAGGACGCGGCTCCGGGCCGGGCCCGCCGGCTGGCCCGGCGGGCGCTGAGCCGCTGGGGTCTGGACGATCTGGCCGACGAGGTGGAGCTGCTGGTCAGCGAGGTCGTCACCAATGCCGTGCGCTATGCGGAGCGGCCGGTGACGCTGCGGCTGCTGCGGACCGACATCCTGCGCTGCGAGGTCGGCGACGACTCCCCGCAGCTGCCCCGGCAGCGCCGGGCGCGGGAGACGGACGAGGGCGGGCGCGGGCTGTTCCTGGTCAACCGGCTGGCCCGGCGGTGGGGGGCGACGCGTCTGTCGACGGGCAAGGTCGTCTGGTTCGAGATGGCGGCCCGGGGGCAGTAG
- a CDS encoding transglycosylase domain-containing protein, with protein MGRADARRAQAQESRRAPKSGGIRRLFTWKKLLGTFFGIVLLGMGAFGALYVYVDVPAANAMAERQSNVYQYSDGTVLARTGKGVNRQIVDLDEVPKKVQHAFVAAENKSFYKDQGVDLKGTTRALLNTVSGKGKQGGSTITQQYVKNFYLTQDPTVSRKLKELVISLKIDQQKSKDEILAGYINTAYYGRGASGIQAAAQAYYGVDAKDLDVSQGAYLASVLQAPSQYDWNSATDTGKKLVKERWAYTLRNMVEMKWLTESERAGLEFPVPQKPKPAQGMEGQAGYLVEAANKELDKQGVTAADREAGGWTFTLTVDKKRQKALEKAVDDQLESKLDREGNKVDATVQAGATSVDPKTGKVVALYGGQDYIKHYISNATRQDYQPASTFKPLVLASALENESTTQDGSLIGLNTVYDGTSKRPVVGSDTPFAPQNQDDRSYGQVSVQKALNSSVNSVFAQMIVDVTPAAVKETALALGVPDKNFPERPAVTLGTMNASTWDMAGVYATLDNHGRKVTPHILQSAEHRDRTVTAEKPKREQVISRASADTVTKGLTGVVDAGSGGAANSPAYDAAAKTGTSEDNKSAWFAGYTPELSTVVALFGEGDGGRKQVSLTGTANSGRASGSGFPARIWADYTLGALGGGSGKTFDLQDVERGEVPAPPTPSGTPSEEPTPSEKPSPSDRPSETPSESPSDTPSSSPPPPPSSTPTTQPPTSPEVPPQPGEGDGQPGERPGGNALFGE; from the coding sequence ATGGGTCGAGCGGATGCGCGACGAGCCCAGGCGCAGGAGTCGCGCCGGGCCCCGAAGAGCGGCGGCATACGCAGACTCTTCACGTGGAAGAAGCTGCTGGGCACGTTCTTCGGGATCGTCCTGCTGGGCATGGGAGCCTTCGGGGCGCTCTACGTGTACGTCGACGTCCCCGCCGCCAACGCCATGGCGGAGCGGCAGAGCAACGTCTACCAGTACAGCGACGGCACGGTCCTCGCCCGGACCGGCAAGGGCGTCAACCGTCAGATCGTCGATCTGGACGAGGTGCCGAAGAAGGTGCAGCACGCCTTCGTCGCCGCCGAGAACAAGTCCTTCTACAAGGACCAGGGCGTCGACCTGAAGGGCACCACCCGCGCTCTCCTCAACACCGTCAGCGGCAAGGGCAAGCAGGGTGGCTCCACCATCACCCAGCAGTACGTCAAGAACTTCTACCTGACGCAGGACCCCACCGTGAGCCGCAAGCTCAAGGAACTGGTGATCTCGCTCAAGATCGACCAGCAGAAGTCCAAGGACGAGATCCTCGCCGGGTACATCAACACCGCCTACTACGGACGCGGCGCGAGCGGCATCCAGGCCGCCGCTCAGGCGTACTACGGCGTCGACGCCAAGGACCTGGACGTCTCCCAGGGCGCCTACCTCGCCTCCGTCCTCCAGGCCCCCAGCCAGTACGACTGGAACTCCGCCACCGACACCGGCAAGAAGCTGGTCAAGGAGCGCTGGGCCTACACCCTGCGCAACATGGTCGAGATGAAGTGGCTGACCGAGTCCGAGAGGGCCGGCCTGGAGTTCCCCGTCCCCCAGAAGCCCAAGCCCGCGCAGGGCATGGAGGGGCAGGCCGGCTACCTCGTCGAGGCGGCCAACAAGGAGCTGGACAAGCAGGGCGTCACGGCCGCGGACCGCGAGGCGGGCGGCTGGACGTTCACCCTCACCGTCGACAAGAAGCGCCAGAAGGCGCTGGAGAAGGCGGTGGACGACCAGCTGGAGTCCAAGCTCGACCGCGAGGGCAACAAGGTCGACGCCACCGTCCAGGCCGGCGCCACCTCCGTCGACCCGAAGACCGGCAAGGTCGTCGCCCTGTACGGCGGCCAGGACTACATCAAGCACTACATCAGCAACGCCACCCGCCAGGACTACCAGCCCGCCTCGACCTTCAAGCCGCTGGTGCTCGCCTCGGCCCTGGAGAACGAGTCGACCACGCAGGACGGCAGCCTGATCGGGCTCAACACGGTCTACGACGGCACCAGCAAGCGGCCCGTCGTCGGCAGCGACACCCCGTTCGCCCCGCAGAACCAGGACGACCGCAGCTACGGCCAGGTCTCCGTCCAGAAGGCCTTGAACAGCTCGGTCAACTCCGTCTTCGCGCAGATGATCGTCGACGTGACGCCCGCCGCCGTGAAGGAGACCGCGCTCGCCCTCGGCGTACCGGACAAGAACTTCCCCGAGCGCCCCGCCGTCACCCTCGGCACCATGAACGCCTCGACCTGGGACATGGCCGGCGTGTACGCCACGCTCGACAACCACGGCCGGAAGGTCACCCCGCACATCCTCCAGTCCGCCGAGCACCGCGACCGCACGGTGACCGCCGAGAAGCCCAAGCGCGAGCAGGTCATCAGCCGCGCCTCGGCCGACACCGTGACCAAGGGGCTCACCGGGGTCGTCGACGCCGGTTCCGGGGGCGCGGCCAACAGCCCCGCCTATGACGCGGCGGCCAAGACCGGCACCTCCGAGGACAACAAGTCGGCCTGGTTCGCCGGGTACACCCCGGAGCTGAGCACGGTCGTGGCCCTCTTCGGCGAGGGCGACGGCGGCCGCAAGCAGGTCTCCCTGACCGGTACGGCCAACTCCGGCCGCGCCAGCGGCAGCGGCTTCCCGGCCAGGATCTGGGCCGACTACACCCTCGGCGCCCTCGGCGGCGGGTCCGGCAAGACGTTCGACCTCCAGGACGTGGAGCGCGGCGAGGTGCCCGCCCCGCCGACCCCTTCCGGGACGCCGAGCGAGGAGCCCACCCCGTCCGAGAAGCCGTCCCCGTCGGACAGGCCCTCCGAGACGCCGAGCGAGTCGCCCAGCGACACCCCGTCGTCGTCGCCGCCTCCGCCGCCCAGCAGCACGCCCACCACCCAGCCCCCCACGAGCCCGGAGGTGCCGCCCCAGCCCGGGGAGGGCGACGGCCAGCCGGGCGAACGGCCGGGCGGCAACGCACTGTTCGGCGAGTGA
- a CDS encoding hydrogen peroxide-inducible genes activator — MGQGNQGVRTKQSGKSAARQPSLSQLRAFKAVAEHLHFRDAAAAIGMSQPALSGAVSTLEEALGVQLIERTTRKVLLSPAGERLAVRAGAVLEAVAALMEEAEAVRAPFTGVLRLGVIPTVAPYLLPTVLRLVHERYPDLDLQVHEEQTSSLLEGLAAGRLDLLLLAVPLGVPGVTEIPLFDEDFVLVMEQDHELGGRTDIPREALRELPLLLLDEGHCLRDQALDICREAGRTEGAPVTTTAAGLSTLVQLVAGGLGVTLLPRTAVTVETGRNEALATGYFADPAPTRRVALAMRTGSARGGEFEEFAAALREAMEPLPVRPVAEGP; from the coding sequence GTGGGCCAGGGAAATCAGGGCGTACGTACCAAGCAGTCCGGTAAGTCGGCCGCCAGACAGCCCAGCCTGTCGCAGCTGCGCGCCTTCAAGGCCGTGGCGGAGCATCTGCACTTCCGGGACGCGGCGGCAGCAATCGGGATGAGTCAGCCTGCACTCTCCGGAGCGGTGTCCACCCTGGAGGAGGCACTGGGTGTCCAGCTCATCGAGCGTACGACGCGCAAGGTGCTGCTCTCGCCCGCGGGAGAGCGGCTCGCGGTGCGGGCCGGTGCGGTCCTGGAGGCCGTCGCCGCGCTGATGGAGGAGGCGGAGGCGGTCCGCGCCCCGTTCACCGGAGTGCTCCGGCTCGGAGTGATCCCGACCGTCGCCCCGTATCTGCTGCCCACCGTGCTCCGCCTCGTCCACGAGCGTTACCCGGACCTCGACCTCCAGGTCCACGAGGAGCAGACCTCCTCCCTGCTCGAGGGGCTCGCCGCGGGGCGGCTGGACCTGCTGCTGCTCGCCGTGCCGCTCGGAGTGCCGGGAGTCACCGAGATCCCGCTCTTCGACGAGGACTTCGTGCTGGTCATGGAGCAGGACCACGAGCTCGGCGGCCGGACGGACATCCCGCGCGAGGCGCTGCGCGAACTGCCGCTGCTGCTCCTGGACGAGGGGCACTGCCTGCGCGACCAGGCCCTGGACATCTGCCGTGAGGCGGGCCGCACCGAGGGCGCGCCGGTGACCACGACCGCCGCCGGGCTGTCCACCCTCGTTCAGTTGGTGGCCGGAGGGCTCGGGGTGACACTGCTGCCCCGGACCGCGGTGACGGTGGAGACCGGCCGTAACGAGGCGCTGGCCACCGGGTACTTCGCGGATCCGGCGCCCACCCGGCGGGTCGCGCTGGCGATGCGGACCGGGTCGGCGCGGGGCGGCGAGTTCGAGGAGTTCGCCGCCGCGCTGCGCGAGGCGATGGAGCCCCTCCCGGTGCGGCCGGTGGCGGAGGGCCCGTAG
- a CDS encoding ABC transporter permease, with the protein MTLLEERRPVAPPRPPSLSRGAITLRDLGLGIRFAAAGGREGWIRTLLTAVGVGLGVALLLLASSVPHLLDERNAREQARSQARIADSPDANATKSDSSVLRINTTTEYRDRTVAGYLMRPDGSTPALPPGVDRFPAPDTMAVSPALRELLDEPGNELLRERLPYEITGTIGDAGLRSPGELLYYAGSDTLTPANGGHRIAGYGDDRQGDPLPPLLIVLVIMVCVVLLAPVAIFIATAVRFGGDRRDRRLAALRLVGADIRATRRIAAGEALFGALLGLLFGLVFFLVGRQFVGAVEIWDVSAFPADLAPDLRLASLIAVAVPLTAVLVTLVAMRAVVIEPLGVVRRGRERGRRLWWRLPVPLAGLVVLALWGRVEEYAPVNPFPITAGAVLVLFGLALLLPWLVEACVRRLRGGPVPWQLATRRLQLSSGAASRAVSGVTVAVAGAIALQMLFASMNADFNRMTGADPTRAQFAGYSEDVTGEAATSAIEQFRATKGVEVVIGSVAAYASRPGVYADEDVPPTTTLTVGTCETLRELARIGACEDGDTFVAHPPGDKDMSAWIDRTARKGEEVEIGYGKKVMRWTLPADSPTVQGRKDPMGETHYGIMATTGAIDAGKLPGATITTQIRVDRSVPDVAEHVRNTAARIDPGMRFVTIDSVERDRQYASIQTGLQVGASVVLLLIALSMLVSQVEQLRERRRLLSVLVAFGTRRSTLGWSVLWQTAVPVALGLAVAVAGGLGLGATLVHLIEKDVSDWWLFWPMAGAGGALILLVTLLSLPPLWRMMRPDGLRTE; encoded by the coding sequence ATGACGCTGCTCGAAGAAAGGCGGCCCGTGGCGCCACCGCGTCCGCCGTCGCTCTCGCGGGGCGCGATCACCCTCCGCGACCTCGGCCTCGGCATCCGTTTCGCCGCCGCCGGGGGCCGCGAGGGCTGGATCCGTACGCTGCTGACCGCCGTCGGCGTCGGCCTCGGCGTCGCCCTCCTGCTGCTCGCCTCCTCCGTACCGCATCTGCTCGACGAGCGGAACGCGCGCGAGCAGGCCCGCAGCCAGGCGCGGATCGCCGACTCCCCCGACGCGAACGCCACGAAGTCCGACAGCTCGGTGCTGCGGATCAACACGACCACCGAGTACCGCGACCGGACCGTCGCGGGATATCTGATGCGCCCGGACGGCTCGACGCCCGCCCTGCCGCCGGGGGTCGACCGCTTCCCCGCGCCGGACACGATGGCCGTCTCCCCCGCCCTGCGGGAGCTGCTCGACGAGCCGGGCAACGAGCTGCTGCGGGAGCGGCTGCCGTACGAGATCACCGGCACGATCGGCGACGCCGGGCTGCGCTCCCCCGGTGAGCTCCTCTACTACGCGGGCAGCGACACCCTGACGCCGGCCAACGGCGGCCACCGGATCGCCGGGTACGGCGACGACCGCCAGGGCGATCCCCTCCCGCCCCTGTTGATCGTGCTCGTCATCATGGTCTGCGTCGTGCTGCTGGCACCGGTCGCGATCTTCATCGCCACCGCCGTGCGCTTCGGCGGCGACCGGCGGGACCGGCGGCTGGCCGCGCTGCGCCTGGTCGGCGCGGACATCAGGGCGACCCGGCGGATCGCCGCCGGGGAGGCGCTGTTCGGTGCGCTGCTGGGGCTGCTGTTCGGCCTGGTGTTCTTCCTGGTGGGCCGGCAGTTCGTCGGCGCGGTGGAGATCTGGGACGTCAGCGCGTTCCCGGCCGACCTGGCGCCCGATCTCCGGCTGGCGTCGCTGATCGCGGTGGCCGTGCCGCTGACGGCCGTCCTCGTCACCCTGGTGGCGATGCGGGCCGTGGTGATCGAGCCGCTCGGCGTGGTGCGCCGGGGCCGTGAGCGGGGACGCCGCCTGTGGTGGCGGCTGCCGGTGCCGCTGGCGGGTCTCGTGGTGCTTGCGCTCTGGGGCCGGGTCGAGGAGTACGCCCCGGTGAACCCGTTCCCGATCACCGCGGGCGCCGTGCTGGTGCTGTTCGGGCTCGCCCTGCTGCTGCCCTGGCTGGTCGAGGCCTGTGTGCGCCGGCTGCGCGGCGGCCCGGTGCCCTGGCAGCTCGCCACCCGCAGGCTCCAGTTGAGCAGCGGGGCCGCGTCCCGCGCGGTCAGCGGGGTCACCGTCGCGGTGGCGGGGGCGATCGCCCTCCAGATGCTGTTCGCCTCGATGAACGCCGACTTCAACCGGATGACGGGTGCGGACCCCACCCGGGCCCAGTTCGCCGGCTACTCCGAGGACGTCACCGGCGAGGCTGCCACCTCGGCCATCGAGCAGTTCCGCGCCACCAAGGGCGTGGAGGTGGTCATCGGATCGGTGGCGGCGTACGCGTCCAGGCCCGGCGTCTACGCCGACGAAGACGTGCCGCCCACCACCACCCTGACCGTCGGCACCTGCGAGACCCTGCGCGAGCTGGCCCGGATCGGCGCCTGCGAGGACGGCGACACGTTCGTCGCCCACCCGCCGGGCGACAAGGACATGAGCGCCTGGATCGACCGGACCGCCCGCAAGGGCGAGGAGGTCGAGATCGGTTACGGGAAGAAGGTGATGCGGTGGACGCTGCCCGCCGACTCCCCGACCGTGCAGGGCCGCAAGGACCCGATGGGCGAGACCCACTACGGGATCATGGCCACCACCGGTGCGATCGACGCGGGCAAGCTGCCCGGAGCGACGATCACCACCCAGATCCGGGTCGACCGCAGCGTGCCGGACGTCGCCGAGCACGTACGCAACACGGCGGCCAGGATCGACCCCGGGATGCGCTTCGTCACGATCGACTCGGTGGAACGCGACCGCCAGTACGCCAGCATCCAGACCGGGCTCCAGGTCGGCGCGAGCGTGGTGCTGCTGCTGATCGCCCTGTCGATGCTGGTCTCCCAGGTGGAGCAGTTGCGTGAGCGCAGGCGGCTGCTGTCGGTGCTGGTGGCCTTCGGCACCCGGCGCTCCACGCTCGGCTGGTCGGTGCTGTGGCAGACCGCCGTGCCGGTGGCGCTCGGTCTGGCGGTGGCGGTCGCGGGCGGTCTTGGCCTCGGGGCGACACTCGTCCACCTGATCGAGAAGGACGTCTCCGACTGGTGGCTGTTCTGGCCGATGGCGGGTGCCGGGGGCGCGCTGATCCTGCTGGTCACCCTGCTGTCGCTGCCGCCGCTGTGGCGCATGATGCGCCCGGACGGACTGCGCACCGAGTGA
- a CDS encoding PadR family transcriptional regulator, which produces MSIGHTLLGLLESGPRHGYDLKRTFDEKFGQDRPLHYGQVYSTMSRLLKNGLVEVDGVESEGGPERKRYAITDAGITDVSHWLAQPEKPEPYLQSTLYTKVVLALLTGRSAADLLDTQRSAHLRMMRVLTDRKRTGDLADQLICDHALFHLEADLRWLELTSARLDQLAKVVAP; this is translated from the coding sequence ATGTCTATCGGTCACACCCTCCTCGGGCTCCTGGAGTCCGGCCCCCGACACGGCTACGACCTGAAGCGGACCTTCGACGAGAAGTTCGGCCAGGACCGCCCGCTCCACTACGGCCAGGTCTATTCGACGATGTCCCGACTCCTGAAGAACGGACTCGTCGAGGTCGACGGCGTCGAGAGCGAGGGAGGACCCGAGCGCAAGCGGTACGCCATCACCGACGCCGGGATCACCGATGTCTCGCACTGGCTGGCCCAGCCGGAGAAGCCCGAGCCCTACCTCCAGTCGACGCTCTACACCAAGGTCGTCCTGGCGCTCCTGACCGGTCGCAGCGCGGCCGACCTGCTGGACACCCAGCGCTCGGCGCATCTGCGGATGATGCGCGTCCTCACCGACCGGAAGCGCACGGGCGACCTCGCCGACCAGTTGATCTGCGACCACGCCCTGTTCCACCTGGAAGCCGATCTGCGCTGGCTGGAACTGACCTCTGCCCGTCTCGACCAGCTCGCCAAGGTGGTGGCTCCGTGA
- a CDS encoding SPFH domain-containing protein has protein sequence MTAQHDDLRPGAPAGDLAIDAPDLPAPQVREVPAHSIGGGVGLLLTVLGVIAGICLTIGGGVMNGSGAVPLGVTLLVLGPLLALTSFFCMSGVKMVAPGEARVIQLFGRYVGTIRTDGLRWINPLTSSRKISTRVRNHETAVLKVNDAYGNPIELAAIVVWKVEDTAQALFEVDDFLEFVATQTEAAVRHIAIEYPYDAHEEDGLSLRGNAEEITEKLAVELTARVRAAGVLIIESRFSHLAYAPEIASAMLQRQQAGAVVAARQQIVEGAVGMVEMALARIAEQEIVELDSERKAAMVSNLMVVLCGDRAAQPVLNTGSLYQ, from the coding sequence ATGACCGCACAGCACGACGACCTCCGCCCGGGCGCACCGGCGGGCGACCTCGCCATCGACGCCCCCGACCTGCCCGCGCCCCAGGTCAGGGAGGTCCCGGCGCATTCCATCGGGGGCGGGGTCGGGCTCCTGCTGACCGTGCTCGGGGTGATCGCGGGCATCTGCCTCACCATCGGCGGCGGCGTGATGAACGGGAGCGGCGCCGTGCCGCTCGGCGTCACCCTCCTCGTCCTCGGACCGCTCCTCGCGCTCACCTCGTTCTTCTGCATGAGCGGTGTGAAGATGGTCGCTCCGGGCGAGGCCCGGGTGATCCAGCTCTTCGGCCGGTACGTCGGCACCATCCGCACCGACGGGCTGCGCTGGATCAATCCGCTGACCTCCAGCCGCAAGATCTCCACCCGGGTCCGCAACCACGAGACCGCCGTCCTCAAGGTCAACGACGCCTACGGCAACCCGATCGAGCTGGCCGCGATCGTCGTCTGGAAGGTCGAGGACACCGCCCAGGCCCTCTTCGAGGTCGACGACTTCCTGGAGTTCGTCGCCACCCAGACCGAGGCGGCCGTGCGCCACATCGCCATCGAGTACCCGTACGACGCCCACGAGGAGGACGGTCTCTCGCTGCGCGGCAACGCGGAGGAGATCACCGAGAAGCTGGCGGTCGAGCTGACCGCCCGGGTGAGGGCCGCGGGCGTCCTGATCATCGAGTCGCGTTTCAGCCACCTCGCGTACGCCCCCGAGATCGCCTCCGCCATGCTCCAGCGCCAGCAGGCCGGGGCGGTCGTCGCGGCCCGCCAGCAGATCGTCGAGGGCGCGGTGGGCATGGTCGAGATGGCCCTGGCCCGGATCGCCGAGCAGGAGATCGTGGAGCTGGACTCCGAACGGAAGGCGGCCATGGTCAGCAATCTGATGGTGGTGCTGTGCGGCGACCGCGCGGCCCAGCCGGTCCTCAACACGGGCTCCCTCTACCAGTGA